From the genome of Atribacterota bacterium:
TTTTATTTCGATTCCTCATCACAAGAAAAGAGGAATCTATTACCTATGTTACCGGTGAGGGAGAAATCAGGATTTCCTTTGAATCCATCAAGGCCTTAGCCCAGGAAGCCATGAAAGGCTTTAATGAAATTCTCCTCGTGGAACCAAGGGTAGAAAGAATAGGCCAAAACCTGATTCTTAACATCTTTTTAGCGGTAAAACCAGACACCTCCATTCCCGAGTTTTCCGTCGCGGTCAAAAACAAAGTCCGGGAACGGATTGAACGCCAAACCGGACTTACCCTCTCTGATATCCGGCTTTCCATTGATTTGAAAAAAGAAGAGGGAATCTAAAAGGCAAGAAAACCACGAAGGTAAAAAAGAAGCACTATCGCACTCAGAGTAATTAGGGTGATGATTTCCTTTTGAAACACAACCTCCCAAGCAAACGGTTTTTTCTTCCCCTGATAGGGGGTCAATCGAAAAATGAAAGCAGGAACCTCGTTTTTGTAATTCTGATAAGTATGCCCAAATTTTTTTTCTAAGAATACTTCCTCAGCCCTCACAATGGACCCATAAAGCACCATAAAAACCACCCAGAATGGGAATACCATCCACCAGAGACCCGAGAGCAGAACAATCCCTGTGCCGATCACACCATTGGCCAGGTAAAGTGGGTTTCGAGTATAGGCATAAGGACCACAGCTGGTGAGTTCTTCTACATCTTCTTCCATTGCTTTCCGGTAATTCCTTATATACCCCACCGCCCAGATGCGTAAAACCTCACCAAACACGATAAGCAAAAACCCATAAATAAAAAACGTCCTTTGTGGATGAGCGAAAAGAAAAAGAAGGAGACCCAAAAACCCCCAGATTATCCCCCGGTGGGGAAAGAGTTTCTTGCCAATTCTGGCTAAAGTCGTTCCACAACGCTCCATAAGGCGTCCTGAGGACAGCTTTTTATTTCTCTAATAAAACCATCCTTATAGCGCACAATCCTTCGAGGTTCTCTGGTCACTTTACCCACTTCAAATACCGGAATGGATGCTTCTCGCAAAGCCTTCATTATATCCTCCGGAAAAGGGGTAAAAATGAGAAGAGTACCGCTGGAAATAAGACAAAGGGGGTCAATGGCAAAATGCTGCGCGATGGCTCTCGTTTCCGGAAAGATAAAAACCTTCTCTTCCTCAATTTCAAAACCCAGATTCTGTCCCGCACACACTTCCCATAGTGCCCCGAGTAGCCCTCCTTCGGTGACATCATGAAGACAGTGGGGGGAAAAAGAGTTAGCGATTCGCGCGTCCTCAACTACGTTCATCATGTTGAGGAAAGATTGTGCCCTTTCCACAAGTTCTTTCCCAAACTTTTTCTGGAGCTCCTCGCTCTTTTCCCAGGCAAGAATGGCCGTCCCTTCAATGCCCACACCCTTGGTCATGAGGATTGAATCTCCAGGAAGGACCTTGCTCACATCGGGAAAATGGTCATTCGCTATCCTTCCCAGACCCACACAGTGCACCAAGGGCTTGCGCACCACCTGAGAAATTTCGGTGTGTCCTCCCAAAACCACAATCTTCCATTCCCGACAAAAGGTGTCGATTTCCCGCATGGTTTTCTCAACCATTTCCAAAGTGCTTTCGGGAGGAAAAACGAGACTCACCAACACCGCCACCGGCTCTGCACCACTACAGACCAGGTCATTGACCACCACTTGCACAGCAAAAAAACCCAGGAAATCAGGTGCACCCGTAATCGGGTCACAGGTTACTGCCAAAAAGTCTGTCCCCAAGCGCAATACGCCACAATCCCTCCCCAAACCCGCTCCATAAAGCACCTCATGCCTTCTCGAACCCTGGAAAGGGAATACAATCCTTTTCAGAATATCCGGCGAGAGCTTTCCCAGCTGCATGCTTTTTCTCTACACCCCTTCTTTCCTTCCGGCCTTAATTTTTCCGCTCATTCTGGCACCTTTATCCACATAGAGCGTTTCCGCCTTGACCTCTCCTTCAACCGAACCACTCGAATCAAGGTAAAAAAAATGGACTCGAGCAATCCCCCGAAAAATTCCCTCCACATAGAGGCATTCCGCCTCTACTTCAGCAACCACCCTGGCTCCTCCGGCAACAACCACCACCGGACTCTTAATGGTGCCCTTCAGTTCCCCTTCTACCCGCACCAGGTGCTCAGCGGTAATTTCTCCCTCAAAGGATAGCTGAGGCGGAAACA
Proteins encoded in this window:
- a CDS encoding polymer-forming cytoskeletal protein, which gives rise to MNCQAILSRFQALRFRRGQRAFNHSFLRLPVDVLFPPQLSFEGEITAEHLVRVEGELKGTIKSPVVVVAGGARVVAEVEAECLYVEGIFRGIARVHFFYLDSSGSVEGEVKAETLYVDKGARMSGKIKAGRKEGV
- a CDS encoding isoprenylcysteine carboxylmethyltransferase family protein, translated to MERCGTTLARIGKKLFPHRGIIWGFLGLLLFLFAHPQRTFFIYGFLLIVFGEVLRIWAVGYIRNYRKAMEEDVEELTSCGPYAYTRNPLYLANGVIGTGIVLLSGLWWMVFPFWVVFMVLYGSIVRAEEVFLEKKFGHTYQNYKNEVPAFIFRLTPYQGKKKPFAWEVVFQKEIITLITLSAIVLLFYLRGFLAF
- a CDS encoding AIR synthase family protein, which produces MLYGAGLGRDCGVLRLGTDFLAVTCDPITGAPDFLGFFAVQVVVNDLVCSGAEPVAVLVSLVFPPESTLEMVEKTMREIDTFCREWKIVVLGGHTEISQVVRKPLVHCVGLGRIANDHFPDVSKVLPGDSILMTKGVGIEGTAILAWEKSEELQKKFGKELVERAQSFLNMMNVVEDARIANSFSPHCLHDVTEGGLLGALWEVCAGQNLGFEIEEEKVFIFPETRAIAQHFAIDPLCLISSGTLLIFTPFPEDIMKALREASIPVFEVGKVTREPRRIVRYKDGFIREIKSCPQDALWSVVERL
- the amaP gene encoding alkaline shock response membrane anchor protein AmaP; translation: MAFWGRLFAFLLGVLLILIAVSITMVVFNLVPVLVIQEWITAFYLFFHTNFLFRMLGILIIAAFVVVALFLFRFLITRKEESITYVTGEGEIRISFESIKALAQEAMKGFNEILLVEPRVERIGQNLILNIFLAVKPDTSIPEFSVAVKNKVRERIERQTGLTLSDIRLSIDLKKEEGI